The proteins below are encoded in one region of Helianthus annuus cultivar XRQ/B chromosome 2, HanXRQr2.0-SUNRISE, whole genome shotgun sequence:
- the LOC110911148 gene encoding uncharacterized protein LOC110911148 — translation MARKSPKCPPTVEPSKIGCVWNFSGMFDFDHHHGRPHQKLLPDETHRSRSVLGAEHERGQVRMLTFDEQLRSIYINSKKKAASVNQSLKNEEAWKKTIEKCFWQKMKTRYENMSKKKENTNILDTIVVLKPTQRVVECPVDIGCQCLHSHPHHNSANNKHMVKHTHVLFSDVRRKLKVSKLKSFRKMKSCGETGSKAGDLALVPYVKHQEPEVFMEARRHLAERLRLVALGTGVGEPSGPSCKQVARTLERVLLTSPIHESMAALKRELEATHGEKSLHTTWSALSPLKQNEYSNASGFVELTYTNDALSHVSKFSNMDSNTKDIGPSPPGTDGCINRPELELLLDASSPKAGFKSENMDSDQFRENPSPVSVLDPFFSDNIDSPTSTIESVEHHMQPRRLDFEEHSSQTSSPARKRGVSLFTEDREFISSYVKELYRASQSNWEFFLATDYAFESPCDIKVLHDCVKEVLLSLHSRMALFSSRARPFSLEKDVINKVIDQVDWHNGQPAGPRTLDQLIRKDMAKRGSWLDTLSDRNDIVVEAADEILQELVIEASIDICF, via the exons ATGGCAAGAAAATCCCCAAAATGCCCTCCCACTGTTGAACCAAGTAAAATTGGTTGTGTGTGGAATTTTAGTGGTATGTTTGACTTTGACCATCACCATGGTCGTCCTCACCAGAAGCTGCTGCCAGATGAGACCCATAGGAGCAGAAGTGTTCTAG GAGCTGAACATGAAAGGGGCCAAGTAAGAATGCTGACTTTTGATGAACAACTTAGAAGCATTTAT ATTAATTCGAAGAAGAAAGCCGCAAGTGTGAACCAATCTTTAAAGAATGAAGAGGCTTGGAAGAAAACCATTGAGAAATGTTTTTGGCAAAAGATGAAAACCCGATACGAAAACATGAGCAAGAAGAAGGAAAACACGAACATCCTTGATACAATCGTGGTTTTGAAGCCTACTCAACGTGTTGTAGAATGCCCAGTTGATATAGGGTGTCAATGCTTGCATTCGCACCCTCATCACAACTCCGCAAATAACAAACACATGGTTAAACACACCCATGTTTTGTTTAGTGATGTTAGAAGAAAACTAAAAGTTTCAAAGTTGAAGAGCTTTCGAAAGATGAAATCTTGTGGTGAAACTGGTTCTAAAGCTGGAGATTTAGCGTTGGTACCATACGTTAAGCACCAAGAACCGGAAGTATTTATGGAAGCCAGAAGACACCTAGCCGAAAGGTTAAGGCTAGTGGCTTTAGGCACGGGTGTGGGTGAGCCTTCGGGTCCTTCATGTAAACAAGTGGCAAGAACCTTGGAGAGGGTACTACTAACATCTCCTATACACGAGTCGATGGCTGCTCTCAAGCGTGAACTCGAAGCAACCCACGGTGAGAAAAGTTTGCATACGACTTGGAGTGCCTTGAGCCCGTTAAAGCAGAATGAGTATTCAAATGCTAGTG GTTTCGTGGAGCTCACATATACGAATGATGCTCTTAGTCACGTCTCAAAGTTCTCAAACATGGACTCGAACACAAAAGACATCGGTCCGTCACCACCAGGAACCGATGGGTGCATTAACAGACCCGAACTG GAACTTCTATTAGATGCCTCTTCACCAAAAGCCGGTTTTAAATCAGAAAACATGGATAGTGATCAATTTAGAGAGAATCCGAGCCCGGTGTCTGTTCTTGACCCATTCTTTTCAGATAATATCGACAGTCCCACGAGCACCATCGAATCTG TTGAACACCATATGCAACCACGGCGGCTTGATTTCGAGGAACATTCATCGCAAACTTCATCTCCAGCACGGAAGAGAGGTGTAAGTTTATTTACTGAGGACCGGGAATTCATTTCCTCATATGTCAAAGAGCTCTACCGAGCTTCTCAGTCAAACTGGGAGTTCTTTTTAGCGACGGATTACGCGTTTGAATCACCGTGTGATATTAAAGTCCTCCATGATTGTGTCAAGGAAGTGCTGCTTAGTTTACATTCCAGAATGGCGTTATTTAGCTCACGTGCTCGGCCATTTTCATTGGAAAAAGATGTGATCAACAAGGTCATTGACCAAGTTGACTGGCATAATGGTCAACCCGCGGGTCCGCGGACGCTAGACCAGCTCATTAGAAAGGATATGGCGAAACGTGGATCATGGTTAGACACTTTATCAGATAGAAATGATATTGTGGTTGAAGCTGCAGATGAAATTCTGCAAGAATTGGTCATAGAAGCTAGTATTGACATTTGCTTTTGA